In Desulfurococcaceae archaeon MEX13E-LK6-19, the genomic window AGAACCTTATGGTTGATTCATCGCCTTCCCTTATCTTGTCAGCCATAGCTAATATGGGGGTTCCTGTGTAATGGAATCCCATTGGGAAGAGAACATTGTATCCTTCTAATCTCTTGAACCTAGCATAGATGTCTGTTAGAGTATACGTTCTTGCATGTCCCAGATGCATCATACCATTTGGATAAGGGAATGCAGCTGTTACGTAGAATTTTGGTTTATTTGTAGGAGAAGTTTCGTAGACTTTTTTCTCATCCCAAATCTTACGCCATTTCTCAGCTATTCTGTTTAACCAAGAAATGTACTCACGTATAGTCTCCGGTGCTTCAACAATAGGCACCACCAACCACCCTTAACATACTCAATTCTTTATAAACATTACCTTACTTGTCTAAAGGAGTTTATACATGAGAAGAGGGTTTAAGTACTTATCTAGAGAGGTAATCTCGATTGTTTGGCTAGAGATTCATCATATACTAGTCTAAGGCTCGATAACTTCTTTAGGACTATGTTTACAAAATCTAGTACTGATTGCCTTGAAACGCCTTTTTCTTCTGCTTGTCTTAACACTATTTCTTCAACAATAGCATATTTCTTGTATGTCTCATTAAGTTCCTTCCACGGTATTCCCGCGAGAGCTTTTGATATTTTCTCATCGTAAGGCAGTATTCCTTTTAACATAAGAAAAGCAATAATAGGGTAGCCCACGTATCCACGATAATAGGTACCGTTATCATTTGAGTATACACGCCCGTCACGAGATACTATCACTCTATATACTCTTTCACCATTAGAAGAAACTACTTCTGCTTCATCATTCCTAACTTTTATCCTGCCATCAGCAATAGCTCCAAGCGCCTCAAGAACTTTTATACGAGGTGGGCGACGGAGAATTTTTGTCAAGAATCATCGTCCCCCCTAGGTTTCATTAAGTGAGAGAAGCTTCACTATAGTAGGGTTATCCGCCAAGATTTCCCCTTCGCCACGAATCATTCTTCCGACTCCGAGTTTCATGAGCTCATTAAACGTTTTTTCATCTACAGCCAAGTAGAAACTCTTATATTCACTGCCAACACTCCCTTGGAGAGAAACCAAATACTTATTCGCATCATCCTTCTCAAAACCTACAACTACTCCCTCGAAAACTACCTTCTCCCCCAACAACCCCACCATATAGCTATTAAGTATTATCAGCTCTAACACTATATACTATAATAGTTTTATAGTTTTATCAAAATAATAAATCTAGTGTATAGAAATCTAATACATGAGTGTATCGTGAGGGGTATAGTTTATGCCTAAAGAACTAAGCACAGGACTTGTGATCGCAGGTGCTTATGCAGACAAGTTAAGAAGAACGCTATTTGCTCAACTAAGAGATCTTGTAAAACAGAATAAAGAGTTTGCGAGAGAAATAGCTCGTGCAAGCGGTGAAATAAATAGGTTAATCTATATTGTTCTAGTTGAAAAACTGAAGGCAGATAAAGGTGATGTTGTTAGAATTAGAGTACAATACGATGTAGAAGATGGGAGAATTAAATGGTATTATGATACATTAAGAATAGAATACTTTAAACGTGTCCCTGACGAACAAGTCGCAAAGATAGTAAAGGAAACCATAGATGAGAAACTTAAGGAAATACAAGAACAATATGCTGTCGCACCATCTCAAGAGGAAGCCGAAGCGATGATGCGTGGAGAAAAAGTTGAGAAAGTAGAAAAAGAAGAGGTTACTGAAGCAAAGCCTGAAGAGGCTAAAGTTGAGGAGAAACCTGCTGTTGAGGAAAAACCTCCCGAAATAGATCTTAAGGAGGTTATTGCTGAGGCAGCACCAGTAGGAGAGACTATGGAGGGCGGTGTTGTTTTCGAGATAAAGAATAGTTCTGGTGAGAATATTGGTGTAGCATCCATTGAAGCACGAGGCGGAGCTTATATTGCTGAAGCAGTCATCCTACCGAAACCTGGCGAGGCTTACAAGATTTACATTAAACTCTCCGGTTCTCTAGAAGACTATAGAAATGATCCAAACAAATTAGTTGATGAACTAGTTAAAGCAAAACCCGTAAAGATCAGTGCTGATGAGGCGAGATCTATACTTCAATCTAAAATGGAATCACTAGTATAGATCCTATATTAGCAATACTAGAAACAATATAAGCATGAGAATAGCTATGACCCCTGCTATCAACGCTGCTTTTTTACTTGAGCCAATAATTATTGGAATAGGTCCAATTACTATAACGGCTCCATATTCCTTTTCAACATTTTTCCCGCCACCTGTCCTAGTAAGAACAAATAGTCCTACTATGATCAGTAAAATCCCTATAATAATGATTGCTAATGGTAACGATGTATCAAGCATGTTCTTCACCAGCTTCTCTATCTAGTTCTCTAAGGAAATCATTGAATTTATTTATTGGTATACGTGCACCAGCTGCCACCGGGTGCCCTCCACCAGTTCCATTAAATTTTACCGCCAATCTTCTAAGCAGTTTATTTAAATCAATCGAGCCATCACTTCTAAGACTCATTACATAGACATTCTTATGTACTGATGCAGCCAAGCCAATCTTTTTTCCAGAATATGCTCTTGCGAAATTAGCTGCTCTGCCAAGACTTCCCGGTGGATTAATTACGTAACCTATATTATTAAGTATATTAACGTTTTTCTTAACCCATGTTCTCATTTCTTCTTCATTAATACTCTCTATAAGGGCTCTGACAAGGAGCTCACTTAAACTACTTGGGAGCCTGTTGTCTGCTAGGTGTTTGACTACATGTCTTTTGAAGTCATACATTTTTCTAGAAGCTTCAAGACCTTGAGACAACACTCCTGCCTCAAAATAGACGCTCCGCTTATCCCAGTTAAGCAGTGTTTTCTTAACCCATGGTGTATCGTCTAGATAATCGCCTATAGCACCATACAATGCTATTCTTGTATAATCGCTATCTAGTTGGTTCTCAAAATATTTGTAAACAAGTTCTGAAGCCGAACAACATGTATCATGGATAATTATTCCTGGCAGCTCTTTTACATTTAAGCCAAGAGGTTCTGGATGGTGATCTATGTATACTATTTCTCCACGTCTATTAAATTCATTGAATACCCTCAGGATCCCGTCAAGATGGGGTTCACTTAAAGCTATATCAGCTATGAACACATGGTCTCCTGGACTGGCAAATTCCATAAGATCCTCATAAAGACCTGCAGGGTGTGTAAACACTATATCCACATGTTCGTACTTTCTACTATAGACATGATATGCTAAAGCACCTGAACAAATTCCATCACTATCACCATGTATAAATAAAACAGCTCTCACAACTATGCACCAAATAGTATTTTGGAACAATTAACTAATATCTTTGAATACTGAATCAGCATGACTCACATTAAATTAACAACATATTTATAGTTATTTTGATCTCTAAGAGATAACAAGAACTAAGCCATAAATAATTATAGATTGAGAAAACACTTATAATTAGGTGCTTTACAATGTTAATCGATCTTATTGCGCAACGTGTTATTGATTTAATTAATAAATTTGATAAAGAAATAAAGGTTAGCGATTATGTTGTTGGTCTTAAGTATAGTTATGTAGAAATCAATGGTGTTTACGGTAGGTCTCTTGGTGTAGCTATTACTCCTATTGAGGATATTATTGGCCTAGGAGTTAGAATAGGTAATGAGCCCGGAGAAGATAATATTGTAGACCTGGTATCTTCTTTGAACCCTATTGAGAAAACCCTTGGTGTCGCATTAATTAATGCATTATCTAATTATCTTTTATGGAGAATAGGATTTAGGGAAGATTTTGTTGTCTATGAAGACCCTATTTTCTCTTCAATAACACATCTAGTCGAGGAACCTATTGTCGTTATCGGGAATATGGCTCCTTTGGTAAACGAATTACAGAATAGAGGATTTACAGACATTACCGTACTTGAAAGAAACCCGTGTACACGATATAACTGTTATCCTGATACCATGGCGCCAAGAATTATCCCAAAAGCTAGAACACTAATAATTACAGGGGCAACACTTGTTAATGACACTATAGACTACATTTTGGATCTTGGAAGCCAAGCTAAAAAGATACTTATTGGGCCTACAGCCAACATTTACCCAAAACCATTACTTGATAAAGGCGTTAATGCAATATTATCAATGTACCCTATTGATATAGATAAAGTTAAGAAGACCATAAGGCTAGGAGGCGGTAGATGGAGTTTCTACAAGTATTGCAAAGAATACCTCATACAACCCCTAGACTAAGAAGAACAACAGTAAACAAACTTGCCTTACTTAGCCTATATTTCAAAACAACAATAACTTTATACAACGGGCCCGCCGGGATTTGAACCCGGGATCTCCGGCTCCGGAGGCCGGCGCCTTATCCAGGCTAGGCTACGGGCCCTCTTCTAGATTGTCCCTAATTATCTAGGTGGGTTTTTAGGTGTTCTCTAATACTATATTGTATATGCTGGGAAGGACATCGTGTTTTGGTGAGTATTTTGAGTGAAGAGTATAGCTGTAGTGATTATCCTTGTCTCCACGTGGTTGTTGATTATAAGAGGAAAGTTTATGCTGTCTTCATGGAGACCAGTGATGGCGATATAATTTATGTTCCTGTGGTCAAGATTAAGGATGCCTACGAGAAGATAAAAGAACTTGAGAAGAAGCATTTTAGAGAAGCTAAGGATAACGAAGTCGATGAACTTGCAGCTGAAAAACTTGGGGCTCTTGCTATTGAAGAAGAAGAGTAATGGGTTACATAGCCAATGTTGATTTCTATACTTTACCATACAATAATGGTTATCGTTGGTATACTGACACTAATCGATATTATTGTATGGATCAAAGCATCCTCTTGGTATACCTCCAGTTTGAAGAATATTAGTGAACTAAAGACTTTACGGTACCCAGGAAGGATATCAGTAATAATTCCTGCAAGGAATGAATGGGTTACTCTCAGAGAACTGCTGGACAAGCTTCTCTCCTATATTAAGTCGAGACCTGGTATCGAGGTAATGGTAGTTGATGATGGAAGTACTGATGAAACACCTAATGCTATTAAGCAATTAATAAGATGTTCCATGGGGTTATTGAAGTATATTAGAGTCAACGAGATCCCTAAAGACTGGGCTCCTAAACCGTACTTGTTATATACAGGTTATCTGTTTAGCTCTGGTGAAACACTGGTGTTCATAGATGGAGATACAATACCTGTTGATGGGAGTATAGTTGAATACCTTGCCGCTAACACTCCGCCTAACACAATAGCTTCTCTAGCCCCAAGATTCCATTGTAGAACACGTGTATGTAAAATCATAGAAACAGTATTAACCACTATATCACACGCCTTCCTAGGCTTTAACAGAGTTTGCGACAAGAAACATAGGTTGGCATGGTACTACGGTTGTTGCTGGAGTATAAACAGAGAGCTCTATGAGAAACTAGGGACCCATAAGATTGTTAAGAAGAGTATTGTTGAAGACCGTGATTTCGCCGAGATAGCTAAGAAGAATGGTGTCAACATAAAGGTTTACCGGGGATGGGATCTTATTGCAACAAAATGGCATGATAGTATACGTGAAAACATTAATGTATTGGCAAGAGTTCTCAGGAGATACGGTTTAAAGAGACGAAAATCTATTATCGGAGCAATACTCATCATTCTTGGCTATACAATGCCATTACTATCTCTTGGCCTTGGATTACTCAATGGATCCATAATACTAACTATGCTGGGCATACTAGCATACACCATAATGTTATACCCACACTACATAAGCGCAAAGATAAACAAGTACAATCCACTCTATACATTAACAATACCAATCGGCGGGATAATTCTTGCCCTAGGGATTATAGCGGCTGCCTACAAGAAGAAGCTTTCATGGAAAAACAGGGTTGTCGAGGAACCATATTACTGTTCTTCTTCAAGTGCTTCACAAAAAGCATTGGCAAGCTCTTCGGTATAGCCGACTAGATATACTTTTCTTATACTATGTTTGACGTTTCTCAAAAATTCCTTTACTGTATTAACCATAGTTTTTGCAGCATCCTTGTACGGAACTCCTCCTACACCCGTACCCATGCCAGGGAATGCGATTGATTCTATGTTTAATTCTTTTGCTTTCTCCAATGCAGCCTTGACGGCAAGCCTTACCTGTTCTGTACCGATCCTCATAGCAGGTCTCTCCATAGTCGGTGCGTGGATAACATATTTGGCAGACAGTCTTCCTGCTGTTGTAGCAACTGCTTTGCCTACTGGTACTGGTGCATGCTTTCGGGCTTCATCCTCAATTATCTGGCCCCCCGCTTTCTTTATGGCGTAAGCCACTCCTCCACCCATCACCATATAACTATTGGCAGGATTTACTATAGCATCTACATCCATCTTCGTAATATCTCCTTTAACAACAATTATTTCAGTACCACCAATATTTTTCATACATTTTGTTTCATACATTCTCTAATCACCATAGATATCTTAGAGGCAAGCTTCCTAGTAGATTTTTCAACAACAGGACTTATTTCCTCACCTAGTTCCAGCGACTGAACTCTTACACCAATAATTATTACTTCTTTAGCTAATCCCATGCTCCTAAGGAACTTTATAGATAAAGACAATGGTATGTTATGTGTTGTCGCTAAAAAGGATTCATCTATAGTTTCAAGAGGGGCGATTACGATGGCCCCGGGTGGTGCATTAGCGACAATACCGTCAATTATCACTAGGGTCTCCGGCTTCTTTTCCTCTATTTCAACAAGACAGTTCTCAATCCCATACTCACATAATACAACATTATCTAAATTTTCTAAACTATGTATAAGCATATTGTACAGGATTATTCCAGCCTTATCATCGCTTCTTAACTCTGTACCAACACACGCTATTACTGTAGATTTCTTGCATAATATCTCTCTAAGTTTTTCATACAAAGCATGATCGTCGACTTTATATACATGGTATT contains:
- a CDS encoding hydrogenase maturation protease — protein: MTDKKKYHVYKVDDHALYEKLREILCKKSTVIACVGTELRSDDKAGIILYNMLIHSLENLDNVVLCEYGIENCLVEIEEKKPETLVIIDGIVANAPPGAIVIAPLETIDESFLATTHNIPLSLSIKFLRSMGLAKEVIIIGVRVQSLELGEEISPVVEKSTRKLASKISMVIRECMKQNV
- a CDS encoding glycosyltransferase, giving the protein MLISILYHTIMVIVGILTLIDIIVWIKASSWYTSSLKNISELKTLRYPGRISVIIPARNEWVTLRELLDKLLSYIKSRPGIEVMVVDDGSTDETPNAIKQLIRCSMGLLKYIRVNEIPKDWAPKPYLLYTGYLFSSGETLVFIDGDTIPVDGSIVEYLAANTPPNTIASLAPRFHCRTRVCKIIETVLTTISHAFLGFNRVCDKKHRLAWYYGCCWSINRELYEKLGTHKIVKKSIVEDRDFAEIAKKNGVNIKVYRGWDLIATKWHDSIRENINVLARVLRRYGLKRRKSIIGAILIILGYTMPLLSLGLGLLNGSIILTMLGILAYTIMLYPHYISAKINKYNPLYTLTIPIGGIILALGIIAAAYKKKLSWKNRVVEEPYYCSSSSASQKALASSSV
- a CDS encoding DUF131 domain-containing protein, producing the protein MLDTSLPLAIIIIGILLIIVGLFVLTRTGGGKNVEKEYGAVIVIGPIPIIIGSSKKAALIAGVIAILMLILFLVLLI
- a CDS encoding DUF2258 domain-containing protein, whose translation is MPKELSTGLVIAGAYADKLRRTLFAQLRDLVKQNKEFAREIARASGEINRLIYIVLVEKLKADKGDVVRIRVQYDVEDGRIKWYYDTLRIEYFKRVPDEQVAKIVKETIDEKLKEIQEQYAVAPSQEEAEAMMRGEKVEKVEKEEVTEAKPEEAKVEEKPAVEEKPPEIDLKEVIAEAAPVGETMEGGVVFEIKNSSGENIGVASIEARGGAYIAEAVILPKPGEAYKIYIKLSGSLEDYRNDPNKLVDELVKAKPVKISADEARSILQSKMESLV
- a CDS encoding DHH family phosphoesterase, with amino-acid sequence MVVRAVLFIHGDSDGICSGALAYHVYSRKYEHVDIVFTHPAGLYEDLMEFASPGDHVFIADIALSEPHLDGILRVFNEFNRRGEIVYIDHHPEPLGLNVKELPGIIIHDTCCSASELVYKYFENQLDSDYTRIALYGAIGDYLDDTPWVKKTLLNWDKRSVYFEAGVLSQGLEASRKMYDFKRHVVKHLADNRLPSSLSELLVRALIESINEEEMRTWVKKNVNILNNIGYVINPPGSLGRAANFARAYSGKKIGLAASVHKNVYVMSLRSDGSIDLNKLLRRLAVKFNGTGGGHPVAAGARIPINKFNDFLRELDREAGEEHA
- a CDS encoding macro domain-containing protein produces the protein MKNIGGTEIIVVKGDITKMDVDAIVNPANSYMVMGGGVAYAIKKAGGQIIEDEARKHAPVPVGKAVATTAGRLSAKYVIHAPTMERPAMRIGTEQVRLAVKAALEKAKELNIESIAFPGMGTGVGGVPYKDAAKTMVNTVKEFLRNVKHSIRKVYLVGYTEELANAFCEALEEEQ